One genomic segment of Pleurodeles waltl isolate 20211129_DDA chromosome 11, aPleWal1.hap1.20221129, whole genome shotgun sequence includes these proteins:
- the CMKLR1 gene encoding chemerin-like receptor 1: MPEHRRTLLTFDYNDEAAYTDEYENSSYLITYNDTEYPTFPDIDDEPQQSTSEQKIAIQIFTVVIYSLVCILGVLGNILVIGIIGFKMKKSVNTIWLLNLAIADFLFTFFLPLTIVYTAMNFHWIFGVALCKLNSFIMILNMFTSVLLLTIISLDRCISVIFPVWSQNHRSPRLAYFVCLVAWVIGFFLSSPSLFFRDVKYQKDRTLCFTNFSMSIKSNGLQEMRHMSVVYTRFICGYLIPVIIITGSYITIVLRLRRNKLAKSRRPFKIILTIIVAFFICWTPYHIFNIMEIKHASFSHSLLSIGIPIATALATANSCMNPILYVFMGQDFKKFKMNILSRLEHALSEEAMHSRISHRSFSKMSSLTEKETVLL, from the coding sequence ATGCCTGAGCACAGAAGAACCTTACTTACATTTGACTACAACGATGAAGCTGCGTATACTGATGAATATGAAAACTCATCTTATCTAATTACATACAATGACACTGAATACCCTACCTTTCCTGATATCGATGATGAACCGCAACAGTCAACCAGTGAGCAGAAGATTGCTATACAGATATTTACTGTTGTCATCTACAGCCTTGTCTGCATTTTGGGGGTCCTCGGAAACATCTTGGTCATCGGCATCATAGGATTCAAGATGAAAAAATCTGTCAACACCATTTGGCTTCTCAATCTGGCCATTGCTGACTTCCTATTCACGTTCTTCCTCCCGCTAACTATTGTGTATACAGCCATGAATTTTCATTGGATATTTGGAGTGGCCTTATGTAAGCTGAACTCTTTTATCATGATTTTGAATATGTTCACAAGTGTGCTCTTGTTAACCATCATTAGTCTTGATCGCTGCATCTCAGTGATCTTTCCTGTTTGGTCACAAAACCATCGCAGCCCAAGGTTGGCATATTTTGTCTGTCTGGTTGCATGGGTGATTGGCTTCTTTTTGAGTTCACCATCACTTTTCTTCCGTGATGTTAAATATCAAAAGGATAGAACCCTATGCTTTACTAACTTTTCCATGTCTATTAAGAGCAATGGCCTACAGGAAATGAGACATATGTCTGTAGTGTATACAAGATTCATCTGTGGGTATCTTATTCCTGTGATCATCATTACGGGTAGTTACATTACAATTGTCCTCAGATTAAGAAGAAACAAACTAGCAAAGTCTAGGAGACCATTCAAAATTATTCTAACGATCATTGTGGCCTTTTTCATTTGCTGGACTCCATATCATATATTTAATATTATGGAAATCAAGCATGCCAGTTTTTCACATTCTTTATTGAGCATTGGGATTCCCATTGCAACTGCTCTTGCAACAGCTAACAGCTGCATGAATCCAATACTTTATGTATTCATGGGTCAGGATTTCAAGAAATTTAAGATGAACATCTTATCAAGGCTGGAACATGCTTTAAGCGAAGAGGCAATGCACTCACGGATTTCCCACAGAAGTTTCTCAAAGATGTCTTCACtgacagaaaaagaaacagtgcTACTCTGA